The Tamandua tetradactyla isolate mTamTet1 chromosome 6, mTamTet1.pri, whole genome shotgun sequence genome contains the following window.
GCCGATGTTACTCTCAGCTGGTGGGAGCAGAAAGAGGCCTTTTATAGAGGAGGACACTTAGGTCTCTAACCTTTCTGATCTCAGCTGCTTTATCAAGAACAATTAAGCTTATTGTTTCCTTGCTTCAGAACAGGCACCAGATGAGTTTTGAGATCCCTGAATTATTCGTGGAAAAGATGAATGAAAGGATAAGTCAATGAATGGTTGAAAGATCTATAGCTGAGGGTGCCCTCCATCCTGCCAGTTCTGCCATTTGCATTCTGGCTCCTTGGAAGGTGCCAGCTCAGTAGGCTGAGGTGCCAAGAGTGtgtgttcaaatccctgctctgtGCCACCACGGCTCAGTGTCCTTGAGACAAGCTCTTAATTGCTCTGATCTTCCACTCAGTGTCCTTGAGACAAGCTCTTAATTGCTCTGATCTTCCACTTCCATGTATGTCAAGCACCTTCCACTCCCTTCCTAGGGCAAGAACAGCAATTCTCAGGCCACTTCTGCTGTCCCCAGCCTCAGTTTTTTACTCTATGAAATGGAGATATAGTGTCAGTATTGTAGATTTGTTGTGAAGATTACGTtgttagcacaatgcctggcctTTGGTAAGTGCTCCTACAATCATCTGTGGCTCTTTTCGAGAGATGCAGACAGAACTTTTCCCCATAATTTAAGCACATTCCCCTGAATGCGACCATCTGTCAGTCACCGGCCCGTCCTTCCCAGTCATGGTGATGGAAAATAGTGCCTTAGGTGTGGGTCAGGAAGCCAGGAAATAGAATGTGTATTTAGATGCACATGTGCAATTCTTAGTTGTGTTGTGAAGTTGAGATTTTTTTCCACTGAACTGGCAGTGTTTTCTAATGTGAGTCATTCAAGTTGTTAGCATATTCAGCAGCCCAGGCCCATGCCCCTTGAGGTAGAGAGAGGTGGCCCGATGAAGGGGGAGGTCCCACAGGGCCATGGGGCATCAAGAAGGCCAGTATTGTCCATCGCCTTGTCCCAGAGGTCTTCGTGGTGTTCTCTGGGGTTCTGGGAGGACAGTACCCACCTGGCCCAGGCCTTCCTGTGTCAGAGCCAGGAGAGGAGCTAGGCAATCTGGGCGAGGgctccttccttccattttctgcTGCCCTGTCTGTTTAACTGTGAGGAGGGTGCCAGGAGCTGGGCGGTGGAAATCGGAGTAGCTCCTGACAAGAGGAGGAATGCAAGTAGGGTAGATAAGGGCCCGGGAACTgagtatggcaggtgagatctcCAAGGCAGTGTGTGAAGGCGACGACCTGTATCTGTCACCTGAGATACAGCTGTGAAGGTATTTGGAGAGGGAGGCTGTGGCTGCTGGGTCAGAGAAGAACCCTCCATCTGTGCCCTGCCCAGAGACCCCTCCCAGACCCACCACTGAGGGAACAGCATGATCCTGCCTCCAAAAGCCTCCTGTCCAAAGGGGGAGCCACAGCTCCTGTCCTCGATTGCCCTCAGTCTGAAAGGGGAAGCAGGAGTTTTCCCTCAGAGAGTTCCCATTTGATGACATTCCTGGATCTCCCAGTCTGACTGGGGAGATGCCATTTCTTATACTGGGCCCTAGAGATGAGGGTGGGTAAGATAGGACTTGGAAAACCTAAAGGCTGGGATATGGGGGTGAGGACTGCAGGGCCCCAGCTGGACTCCtagaagcactcctccttctTGCCTGCTCCTGTCCATTCCTGTCCACTATCAGAGGGGTAGGGACAACTCGCCCTCCCTGTGAAGAGGGCTTGTCCCCCACAGTCCCTGCCCGTCAGCAATAATTTGGCTTTTGCCCAAATGGGTTAAAAATAGTCTTGCTGAGTGAGAAGCAGTTGCGTCTCCCTACCTGCCAGCTCTGCCCCAGGGTTAGTAAGAGAGAGCCCACCAGTGAGCAGACAGCAAGGAAATGCAGTTGCCACCTGTCCTGGCACCCTCGGTTTTTCCTGCCCTCTAAAGCCCTGATTTATGACTTTGCCTCCTTTCCTCCCAGGTCAGGAACATGCACAAGCACTCACTCTCAAACCCTTCTCCCACACCTaccttcccttccttccacccTCACTCATCCTCTCTTACCTATCATTACCATGGGATGGGACAGAGCTCTGAGGTCTGGGGGAGTCTAGCCCCCTTCCCTGACCTCTTTGCCCTGCTCAGGGTTCTGCAGCTCATGGGTCAAGTCATCCAGAGTGACTGAACCTCTGCCTGCTACTTCCCTCTGGTCCCAACTTCCACAAAGCTCTGGAGTCCCCTCTGGAGTGGGTGAGGTAGGAAAATCTAAGGTAACCAAAATCCCTGGTTTTAGGGAGGTCCCAGCCACGGCTGGGGTCCCAGCaagaacagagagagaggccacagcagAGCCTCCTGTGAGGTCAGCTGTAGCTCCCTGGAGGTGGGCAGgccagggagggaaagaaggaggggcAGAGCTGAGAGTGATAACCCTCAGTGGCTCCGGGTTAAAAGTGacctaaagagaaaggaaaaggaagtgggGAGGTCCCTTGCAAAACTCAGAGTCTGTTCCAGTGCTGCAAGAGTGGGTACCTAGGAGAGCTGAGCAGGAAgtggggaggaagaaagggaagaaaaaagaaaagtagattgAGAGGCTCAATTTGTTATCTGCTTATTGAATGTTGACTGGGTACCAAGCCCTGGacaatatgaatataatgatagACTCCTAGAGTAAAGGAACTCCCCGTAAAGTTCTAGAACAAGGCAGTCTATGATAAGGCTGTGAGTGGTGCCCCCCGGAGGTGTGCAGTGCACAGCACTTGATCAGTGTAAGGGGCTTCCTGGAGTTATCAGCAAGGAGATCCTGAAAAATACCAGGCTGAAAAGAGCTCAGAGGCAGCTCTGAAGTGGAGGCACGAGCAGGGGACAGGCTTGGGCTCAAGGTTTTCAGTTGGTGCCTTTGCCAAGCCAGGAGGCCACATCTTCAGTTATGGAATGGGGCTCTCTGTGGCCCAACCTATTCAAAGGTGAAGATGCTTTATATGGATCCACTCCCACACACCAATTGTGCTTATGCTTTTAGTATGCGTTGTTTTGAGAAAATTCACAGTGACAAAAGCTACTATAAATTCAGTAACGCTTTTTGATGAATCTGTGTTTTATTCATCACCACAGCTTTTGCACAGATTAGAAAAACATTTACACCTATATTAAGAAGTGTTCTGTCCATAGAAAATAAGGGGTGAACATATGGATCCAGGGATCTCTTGGATTCCCCTGTGTGCCCCATCCCTTGCCCAGAGGCTCGGAACCACTGCCCTAGCTCTATGGAAGTTTCTCTTGGATGAGAGGGGAGGCTGCCTGGAAGAGAGGACCTTTGAGTTAGATCTGCAAGCAGCAAGAGGACTTCCCCAGTTAGACGAGCCTGGGGGGAGGAGCAGAGATGGGCCAGATGCAGGGGCAGCCAGTTCTTCCTCCACAGCTGTGACAGGAGATTCGcttcccttttcctcttccccACTCCCTGCCCTCTGACCTCAGGGTCAGGGTGGGCTAAGGTCAAGCCCTGACCCTGGGGGACTGGTATGTCCCACAGGGTGAATTTGGCACTAGCCTACACGGAGCTGACAGAGGAGCTGGGCCGTCTTCGGGAGTTGAGTTCCCTGCAGGGCAGGATCTTGAGGACTCTGTTGCAGGAGCAGGCCCGGAGTGGAGGTGAGCAGGCGCAGGGcaggttctggggaggctgggacATGGacttgggagggggtgggggtagctATGGCAACCATTCAGCCAGGGTGCCACCTTGACTTCCTTTCCCCATTACCTGGTCCTTTATCCCTGGCGTTAGGAGGAGAGTGGGTGGGTGGGCGTTGGGCACCTGGTCAGCCCCTGGCTCACCAGGTTCTGAAGGCTTCTCTCCGCAAGCACCCTGGCACCTCTACCCCATCCTGCTTTCTCTTCCAGGCCAGAGGCACTCGCCGCTGTCGCAGCGCCACTCACCGGCTCCCCAGTGCCCTTCACCATCCCCACCTGCCCGAGCGGCGCCCCCTTGCCCCCCGAGCCAGTCCCCTGTCCCCCAGCGCCGCTCCCCCGTACCCCCGTGCCCCTCACCCCAGCAGCGCCGTTCGCCGGCCTCGCCCTCCTGCCCGTCGCCCGTCCCTCAGCGCCGCTCCCCAGTGCCGCCGCCCTGCCAGTCCCCCAGCCCGCAGCGCCGCTCCCCGGCGCCCCCCACCTGCCCAGCCCCGCAGCCCCGGCCCCCGCCGCCCCCACCGCCGGGGGAGAGGACGCTAGCCGAACGGGGCTACGCCAAGCCGCCCAGCCACCACGTGAAGGCTGGCTTCCAGGGCCGGCGCAGCTACTCGGAGCTGGCGGAGGGCGCGGCCTACGCGAGCGCCTCCCCGCCCTGGCTGCAGGCCGAGGCTTCCACGCTTCCCAAGCCCCGGGCCTACGGTGGCGAGCTCTACGGCCCCGGCAGGCCCCTCAGCCCCCGGCGCGCCTTCGAGGGCATCCGACTGCGCTTTGAGAAGCAGCCATCGGAAGAGGAGGAGTGGGCCGTGCCCACCAGCCCGCCCAGCCCCGAGGCGGGCACCATCCGCTGCGCCTCCTTCTGCGCCGGATTCCCCATCCCCGAGTCGCCCGCCACTGCCTACGCCCACGCCGAGCACGCGCAGTCCTGGCCGTCCATCAACGTGAGTGGGGGCACCCTCGCCTGCCATGGACCCCCACACCTTGACATAGAGAACGGAGAGCGCCACCCTCCGTTTTGGAAACCCACCCCTCCTGGGTGTCAACAGTAAAACATTCACAAGACTTCCTCTCCTCAACGCACCCTGCTTGCTTTTATGGGGAGAGCACGGTCCCTTCAGACCCCTCTCCGTTGGTCTTTTGTTGGCTTGAATTGGGGGCCTGCACCGTGAAGACTTCTGTTCACTGTGGGGGTGTAGGTGTAGTCTTCAGAGTGACAGTCCTAGCTTTGATTCTGGTCTCTTGGGACCTTGTATAAGTTACTtatcctctctgggcctcagttttctcctctgcagAATGGGGGCAATAATTATCTAATAGCATTAGAGCGTTTGTAAGAGGGAGGCACCAGAGTATTCCAGACAGCACCTGGCTCCTAGTAAGTGTTGCTCTTATGTTGATGGTGGTCATAATGACCACCACAGGTCTTGGGCAGACCCAGGGAAAGACTTGCTTATCCAGTTCCCTCCTTGGGGCTCAGCTCTTTTCAGTCACTGCTAGAAAACAACCCTGTCTCAGGGTTCCATCGTTTCACTAAAATAATGAGTTTCCTGAATGTCAGAGCCACCCCTTGTCACCTGGAAGGACCAAAATATATTCCAAAGCCAGACGAAAAATTATTTTGGGGTTGTACATTGTTTGGGATTGTCCACTGCTTTGTGTTATCTCAGAGTTGTGTCTTCGTCACTCTGGGGGCAGGCCTGGTCTTGGCTTCCCTCCTCCCTGCGGATGCCCTGGCGGCTGAGCAGTGACTCAGATGCACCTCCCGGGGGCCCTATGCCCAGGGTCAGGGAAGTGGAGGCTGAGGTGGCGAGAGGTGAGGGGATGCCCAGACCTCTTCTACATTCTGCAGCCTTGGGACCCAGGAAAGGGAGGTTGGGAAGTGGGGAATGCCAGGGTTGAGGGGGTGGCTGGGGACCATAATTGACTCTCTTCTCTCCCCGCAGCTACTGATGGAAACAGTGGGCTCTGACATCCGCAGCTGCCCCCTCTGCCAGCTGGGTTTCCCTGTCGGCTACCCGGATGATGCCCTCATCAAACACATTGACTCCCACCTGGAGAACAGCAAGATCTAGGGCACCTCCCCCACCACTGGCTGTTCCTCTCCTGCTATCCCCAGACACTCACTCACTTTGAATGCTGCATGAATCTCACGGGGGGCCCCTGCCCCTCGTGACCCCCAGATACCTCCACTAGCTACCGAGTCAACGTGTGTGCCATCTTCCCTGGCCCAGGCACCACTCAGCTCTGGCTCTTCCCAGGAGGTCAGCCGAGGCTCCCCCTAAGTCCCTGACTTCTGTGGGGGAGGTGGGGatctgggctggggtggggaagggagtgCCCCTCCCGAACCTCTCCCTCTGCCTTTCTGTTCTCAAACAGGGTTGAATCCAAGAAGGTATCTAGTGCTTGGGAGACGGGAAGGGTGTCAGAGGACTCCAGGagctcccccagccccccccccagATGTTCGTTTTTCCTAGGCTGTGCTCTGTCCAGGGAGTGCCGCCCTGTGGGctcccagagcctgccctgcACAATGATGCCCGTTCCTCCTTGCCATGGCCAGCTCAAGGCTCGTGGCATGGGCCCCTATGGAGAGAAAAGGGAACATCTTGTTTCTTGCCATTCCCAGCAGGCCAGCCCAGTTCTCCCCCTCTGCCTACCCTGGGAAATAGAGAGGGCGAGGAAGGACAGGAGGGAGGACCCTGCCTGGAGGACTGGGCAGATCCAGCCTATGAAAGGctgccctggggctgggggaccCTGCACCATGACCCTCGGGCCAGTGAACTGCCTGTGCCAGGCTCCCAGGCCCCTGCCCGCCCCCGGAGCCCCTCGCCCTGAGGTGCGGATTGGGCAGATGCTCCCCCCAACCCCTACCCCACTCGAGCCCTGACACCGCAGGTGCCCCAGAGCCCAAGTACGGCTCAGTCCCTGCCTCCCAGGCCAGAACCTGAGAATGGGCCCAGGATGCTGTGGGATCAACTTCAAAAGAGCTAACCCCCTCCCACACCTATCCCCTCCCAATCCCCTCCCCGCTGTGAAATCTACCTCAGAGTCACACCCTCAGAAGGACGGGTAAGCAGGAGGCCAGGAGCTCCCCAGGGCTGAGGTGAGGGGACTTCCGACGATGAGAGCCTGCTGCCCCACAATTAATCCAACTCCCTCCACTGCCGGCCACTCCCAGGGCCCAGCCCCGGGCAGGTGGCAGTGGATGCTACTGTCAGTGCATGTGCCGACCGTTCTGATCCAACTCTTCCAGGCTCCCCCCCCTCCTCacacccctcccctcctcttcagTGCAGGGGAGAGAAGAGGTGTGTTGTGGGGGGGATGGGGCCCAGGACTCCAGAAACACATGTCATTGTACCTTGAGTGTTCCTCCAGGGACAGGAGATGAGGAAGGGGGACTGGAGAGGGGAGGCGGGGCTCCCGTGCTCTCTGAACAAGTTGAAAGTCCAAATAAAACTGACCTGTTCCATCTGCGCCTGGTCTATGCCCTccaaggctggggtggggggtagaacTCTTGGTAGCAGGAACCACACCAGCAGGTGGGTGCTGCACGAGTGGGGGTTGCCTAGCTCACCCCTGTTTGAAGGCAGCCACAGGTGGCTCACGCCATGGAATTTGTTTAGAACAGATAGGGAGCTGCAGAGAATGTCTTCATGATAAAGCAGCCACCCAGCCCTGAGCAGGTTTTGGGACTCCTGAATTTTCCCTCCCAGCAGTCCTGGCAGGTGGAGGTTCTGAAGCCTTGAGAGTTTATTATCAGTAGCAGCTATTTATTCATCAAATGATTTCTGCATGTCAGGAGCCAGGCCAGGGCTTCAAAGAGGAAGAATACCTGTGTTCCATGTTCTTATGGGTCAGAGCAcagggagaggctgggccccaGGCTTGGCAGCTGCCTGCAAAGCCCCACAGCCTGAAAGGTCAGAGCCAGGTCGTGAACCCATGACCTCTGCCCCAGCCAGGGCTGTGTCCTCTGTCTGCAAAAGGGACTTGAACTACTTATTCATCAACTCTGGGTGCCTTTCATATCCACACGGCTCTTTTTTTTGCCAGGGGTTCACTTAAAAATAGGAAGGGGGGCAATTGCTCGTTGAAGGCCTGAGGTTCAGCTCTGGATCCAGGGCAAACAACCCTCCCTATTCAGTGCCAAGGTGCAGACCCCCACACAGAGGCTGCCAGCCTTCCCTGCTCCTTTGTTGCCAATAACAACTGCAGCTGCCTCGAAAAGTTCATTTAATCTTGATTCCATCTGCAGTTGAGTCCAGAGTGCCAGAAAAGGTAGGATCGGCCATCCCTAAATGACATGGGTTCATAAGCCATGGAAAGGTTCTGGAACATCTGGGGGCATGGCTGCCTAGTGCCCTACCCCCACGCCCAGCACTGGGTCCTTTTGGATCTCTGAATCATTTGCTAGAAGGGTATGACTGAATTAGGGGTGCTACAAGGACACAAGACAAAGAGAAATCCTGGCCACTGAGAAAAGGGGCAAAGAATGACCCGAGTGTGAAGCATAAGCTTGCGTAGAGACAGGCGGATGAGCCTGGGAATCCCTTCTGGTCTGTGAGCATGTCTGAAGGTGGGAGGGAGCCAGGTAAGCCACAGTCTGGGCCCTCGCTCTGTCACCAGGGCGAGAGGAAGCATGCGGACATAGGGTGCAGATTCTGGCAGCTTGTCTCCTTGATTTCTGGGGACCCGAGAAAGGGCTCAGGTGCAGGGTGGAAAgtggctgggggctgggagggaaGGCGGAGAAGGGAGAAGCAGCTCGTGTGTCCCCAGCCCAGGTCCTGCGGAGCTGCTGCCTTCCGCCTACAACAGAGACCatgggcggtggggggggggggggggggggggcctggggAGCCCTGCCAGCTCACATCCCTCtcacaaagtaccacagactggaTGGCTGAAAAGTACAGAAATGTACTGCTTTCCAATTCTGAGGCCAGAAGTTTAAGATCCGTAGGGGAGAATTCTTCCTTGACCaccagcttctggtggtttgtcagcaatccttgggtttcGATTTCATCCTCAGTTGCCACATGACCTTCTCCcagtcagtctgtctgtctgtatcCAATTCTCCCCATTGTAtcaggacaccagtcatattggattagggcccgtccctaattcagtttggcctcatcttagctAATAACCTCTTCAAAGACTCTTTTTCCAATAAGGTCATGTTCACAGGGCCGGAAGTTCGGACTTGAACGTGTCTTTATGGGGCACCCAATTCAACCCATACCGGAAGTTGgttcctctccctcctttctcagGCACGGCGGTGGTCAGACTTAAAGAACTTGTTACTTACCACTCTATGGGAGACGGGGGCCTGGGGGCCAAGAGAGTGAGGGGCCAAAGGAGTCTATATTTCTAGGTGAGAGGGACAATTTTTCAGGAGTGAGGTGGAGGGAAGGTCTTCGTGGAGCCTAGAGAAGATacagctgggggggggggtcccaTCACGCTCACAGCACAGACCCAGACCCAAAGGCAGGTGGGGGTGACTGCACAGGAGCCGTTCTGAGCTGGGCCAAATTAAAGACCAGCAACCCTCACTCTCTCCCACTCTGGCCCCTCTGCCCTCAGTCTCTCCTCCACCCACCAGCTGCCTCTAGATCCTCCCGCCCCACCCTTGGGGACCTCACAGCCCTGCACCCCCCAAGTCTCACCAGCCACAGCTACCAGGCCTCGGAGACCCCTAGCCCTCTTCCGTGTCCCCATGCGGGTTGTGTCAGGCAGTCAGATGAGGAGAGCAGCAGCTCCTCCTTTCAGAAgctggtggtgtgtgtgtgtctgtgtgtgtgtgtcaggggaGAAGCGGATCGCTAACGAAGAGGGGTGTGTGGGTGAGTCAGCCGTGTTAATGAGAAACACCTCACCCAGCTGATTAGGGCTAATGAAGAGAACACAGGGGGTGGGGGTTTCACTTGGCAACATCTTTATAGGGTAGGGGGGTAGCAGGAGCGCTCCCCGGTCctatttctgcttcagccagaATGAAAACAGTAACTTTGACTACCACCGAAAGAATTGAAGTCAGACTCAAAAATGAAATGTCAAGGCCAAGGGGGTCGTAACAGGGAAGGGGTGGGACCAGGTGTCTGGGGGCCAAGGCCAGATCATGTGGGGAAGAAGGGGGCTTGTGACATCCTCCAgcaccctgccccctgcccctacTCCTGCCCTTCTCCTGACTTCCCTGTGTTGACTCCAGAGAAATTCCTGGCACCCAGGGCTGCGCTCCCTGTGGCGCCACTGCTTTTGGGTTCTAACCTGCATCTGTAGGGGCCTTGAGGTCAGCTGCTCTGACTCCAGTCTGTGCCCTTCCTGGAGGCAGCCGGGGAGAGAAGACTCTGGTCTGGGGCCCCCACTGCCCGTGCAGGTACCGCCGCCGGGAGGCCTGGCGGGGCTGACATGGTGGGGCGGGGCAGGACTGGGGGGACTTGGGCACCAGCTAATGCTCCTCTTGGTGCCATCCCTGTCCTTTGCGGCTGAGGCAGAAGCCCCAGAGAACCcagcccccgccccagccccagctTTGCCCACCCTCTGCGCCCATCCAGCCAGGGGTAAGGGTACCAGGCACATCACACAGATGTTGCAGGCTGCTGTGTGAGTGTGGGCCTGCGAAGagggggggggcagggtggggagaggggacaggATGGGTGTCGGCCAGCACCTCCAACACCTCCTAATTTGCATTACCACTGACACCCTTCTTGACCAAGAAAAATGGAGCCAGAAATAAcaaggggaggggggaggtagTTCCCGGAGGGGATCTTGAGGCTGTCCTTGCCTCCAACCTCCCAGGCCCCGGACAGGGTAAAATGAGACCACTGCAGGGCTCACCCCTCCTGGCCCTGGGCCTCCCAGTTCCCTGGGCCCAGACTTGCCGCCTTCTGAACGTCTTTGGCTTTGCTCCTCTGGGGGCCCTGTCCCCAGGCTCGAGCCCCTCCTCACAGCTGTGATGACCCCAGCTCTGCCTAACCCCCctgctgcccccccacccccgcccatcTGGGATCAGCTCAAGGGAACATTCTGCAAGGAAAATGGACCAAACAGTATCAAGAGAGTTTGCAATTAGATTCTAGAAATGGCACAAGCTAGGTGAGGGTCCAGTGTGGTGACCTCCGTGCTCCCCCAGGGGAGAGAGTCGGGGAAAGAGGGACTTTTGCCTTCCCTTGGGGACCCCCTAGGTCTGGACAGTTCTCTCTGTTAGGGGCCTTTTGCTCAGAGGAAGTTTCTAAGTGTCAGGTCTCACCCCTGGGAGATCCTTGGAAACAGAACCAGGGCCGTGCAACCTTTTTACCCCCTGCCCCTGTGACTGCTGCACAGGTCCCCGCAAGCGCATACAGTGCTCCATTTGTGTGCACTGAATTCTCTTCTGTCCCAGAGAGGGTAGGAAACAGTGTGACAGCCACAGCTTGGAGGCAGGAAACGATGGATGTGATGGGCCGCAAAGAGGGGGCTCCTTCCCTGCCAGAAGGGTCCTGGGATGGGAAGGGTGAGGCCGTGAGGGTGAGGGGGTGGGTAGCGGAAGGGCCTGGCAGGGAAACCAGGTCATGAGAGACAGCCCAGAGAGCTGTGAACACACTGTGGGAAGGAGCGAACCATGAACTGAGAATTTCCCCACTCCCCCTCCAGAGATGCTATTTTGGGGGGAGAGAATATATGCAGTGCAGGGGGCAGGGTTGGGGGAGTGAGCTAGCTTCCACAAGGGTCATCTGGGCCACCCGCTGTCTCTTCTTTGCCAGCCAACTTCACGTGCCCTGGATACCCCTGCCTCCATGAGCCCTTCCCTCTCCACGTGGAAAATCCTGCTCTCTTGCAAGTAGATAgaatggctgggagatttggagttGCCTCTTGGCACCCCTTAAGGGTCCCCTGGGGTCTCAGACCTAGGGAGAAGATTCTATTTCAACACTTCCTTGGAATAACAACTGTGGAGGGCAGTGGGCATGGGGTAAAGCTGGCCCCAAGCACGGCTCAGCTGGTCTGAGCAGGTCTTCTCCCTGTTCTAAACTTTGGCACCCCTGCGTGGACCCCGTCTTTAGCATCAAACAGAAGGAGTGGATTTGGTGTGAGGAAGCCAGGGCGGAAGGCGCTGCGAGGGCTGGCTGAGCTCACCCGCCGAAGGCTCCAGCCCCTCGGATGGGGAAGAGACTGTCCCCCTTTGGCCCAAGGAGGCTGGACTGAATTTGGTACCAAGTGGAGCCCTGGCTTGGCCTAAAGGGGAAATTCTTGCAACCCTGCTCATTTAAAGGTCCCTGACTCATTTGGGGATGAAGGCTCCAATGCCCTGTGGGTTTCTGTGGTGGCTGAGGGCAGGGCAGGCGAGGCATgtagtagagagagagagggctggGACGAGTGGAGActtttgttttcgtttttggAGTGTGGCTTCTTCTGCCTGAGGGTCCAGCTCCAACTGAGGGAGTGAGAAGGGGTGGGGTGAAGGCCTGACCCCTAACCAAGGAGGTGCTGTGGAAGGAGTGTTGGGTTAGACTTTAGGGAGAACTTCGTGCCTCTGGGAAGACACTGGGGCACCTTTCCAAAGATAAACTGAGGGATCCGGTGCCCTGGATGCTTCCACAGTAGCTCCTTCCCCCACCCTAAGGCCAGCATTGGGCAGCACAGAGGC
Protein-coding sequences here:
- the TBKBP1 gene encoding TANK-binding kinase 1-binding protein 1 isoform X2, encoding MESMFEDDISILTQEALGHGEVWLDGPGDPSLGGDMCSASHFALITAYGDIKERLGGLERENATLRRRLKVYEIKYPLINDFGEEQGFSLYEIKDGSLLEVEKVSLQQRLNQFQHEKNKEQEEQLGEMIQAYEKLCVEKSELETELGEMRALVETHLRQICGLEQQLRQQQGLRDAAFPSLSPPPAPAPPCTDLDLHYLALRGGSSLTHGWPGPTPSMSELERQRLEEALEAAQGEARGAQLREEQLQAECERLQGELKQLQETQAQDMASNQSERDMAWVKRIGDDQVNLALAYTELTEELGRLRELSSLQGRILRTLLQEQARSGGQRHSPLSQRHSPAPQCPSPSPPARAAPPCPPSQSPVPQRRSPVPPCPSPQQRRSPASPSCPSPVPQRRSPVPPPCQSPSPQRRSPAPPTCPAPQPRPPPPPPPGERTLAERGYAKPPSHHVKAGFQGRRSYSELAEGAAYASASPPWLQAEASTLPKPRAYGGELYGPGRPLSPRRAFEGIRLRFEKQPSEEEEWAVPTSPPSPEAGTIRCASFCAGFPIPESPATAYAHAEHAQSWPSINLLMETVGSDIRSCPLCQLGFPVGYPDDALIKHIDSHLENSKI
- the TBKBP1 gene encoding TANK-binding kinase 1-binding protein 1 isoform X1 — its product is MESMFEDDISILTQEALGHGEVWLDGPGDPSLGGDMCSASHFALITAYGDIKERLGGLERENATLRRRLKVYEIKYPLINDFGEEQGFSLYEIKDGSLLEVEKVSLQQRLNQFQHELQKNKEQEEQLGEMIQAYEKLCVEKSELETELGEMRALVETHLRQICGLEQQLRQQQGLRDAAFPSLSPPPAPAPPCTDLDLHYLALRGGSSLTHGWPGPTPSMSELERQRLEEALEAAQGEARGAQLREEQLQAECERLQGELKQLQETQAQDMASNQSERDMAWVKRIGDDQVNLALAYTELTEELGRLRELSSLQGRILRTLLQEQARSGGQRHSPLSQRHSPAPQCPSPSPPARAAPPCPPSQSPVPQRRSPVPPCPSPQQRRSPASPSCPSPVPQRRSPVPPPCQSPSPQRRSPAPPTCPAPQPRPPPPPPPGERTLAERGYAKPPSHHVKAGFQGRRSYSELAEGAAYASASPPWLQAEASTLPKPRAYGGELYGPGRPLSPRRAFEGIRLRFEKQPSEEEEWAVPTSPPSPEAGTIRCASFCAGFPIPESPATAYAHAEHAQSWPSINLLMETVGSDIRSCPLCQLGFPVGYPDDALIKHIDSHLENSKI